One Clavibacter zhangzhiyongii genomic region harbors:
- a CDS encoding type 2 lanthipeptide synthetase LanM family protein, with amino-acid sequence MTAAELSLMQAARLRERRAVPRAEPRVDPGPARAWREHVLEDDGSHAAYLAGQLLDEADLTGLLTGEAWTPRPGSADWLDLVAPWLLDPPVDAGGYAPRTGHLVVEDTRVPGLPFAALLRPMVVGQRAHLARWPWLAAAARSDLLDGLAEQLATLALRSLLAELARDPAPGRYARLEARLADPAQRADFLSRHPVLARDLVTAIRSWRAHMQRILDRLRADHGALVHAGLAPASLADLEAVDLGAGDPHDGGQSVATLRFADGRRLVYKPRDCAVFALYRDLVTVLAPALPPSMRLRAAQVLPREGYGWVEFVEHAEDPDAGIPLEQHLERLGSLLAVAHVLGASDLHLENVIASAEGPVPIDLETLIQNRSEVDGDDGTALTRASRMLNASVLGSGILPVQLTTGEGTSIDVSVSTGGLHDAGTTATVHQVADACADGMRIESREMPVGRSRNQPPGATLAGIRAGRSAIADGYRRTFRAVLERRTEVRGLLSEVPDLSSRHILRATRSYSLLLTEMRRPRPLRSGIDRDHLLRHLWTRVEDHPGDAALVAAEERALWRLDVPLFSTRMDSRALIADADEVAPRHFARTTREDVLDRLAGLSLDDLPESLRLIDESVLAATATPDGDGDGEGDLPDAPPRAATGAASSPGPVIRTDDDALRDAARGQARILLDSAVLGQDDVTWIGLSSSLDSSGLEYRPAGPTLYDGLAGIAFAATHAHSVLPDLGLDDLARRAMHAVTAILDDWARGLVELPVGAYSGAAGLLLALAHHDAQVGGDPHRELRAAVVRRLGEVAHEDPHLDVMAGVAGACAVVAALPESGTDAGRATLRALAGRALSTAVAVEGGALAWETGSDRVRLGGFSHGATGIGWALARTAEALGDDAVADAAVRALRFDDALFDPSRRRWLDARPEARSATGAYPAHWCHGAAGIAMARADAAASLGRPDLLELALVGARETASDALPSDDSLCHGSLGNLGAVRGVTRRVGAETGLPGLRDRALKRVLRAGPRSGLPEGVTSVRGLMLGTAGALHALCRELDPGIPDVLLLEGPR; translated from the coding sequence ATGACCGCGGCCGAGCTGTCGCTGATGCAGGCGGCCAGGCTGCGCGAGCGACGCGCCGTCCCCCGGGCCGAACCGCGCGTGGATCCCGGGCCGGCCCGCGCCTGGCGCGAGCACGTCCTCGAGGACGACGGCTCCCACGCCGCGTACCTCGCCGGGCAGCTCCTCGACGAGGCCGACCTCACGGGGCTCCTGACAGGCGAGGCGTGGACGCCCCGGCCCGGCAGCGCGGACTGGCTCGACCTGGTGGCGCCGTGGCTGCTCGATCCGCCGGTCGACGCAGGGGGCTACGCGCCGAGGACCGGGCACCTGGTGGTCGAGGACACGCGCGTGCCCGGGCTCCCGTTCGCCGCGCTGCTCCGCCCGATGGTCGTCGGGCAGCGTGCGCACCTCGCCCGGTGGCCGTGGCTCGCGGCCGCCGCCCGCTCCGACCTGCTCGACGGCCTCGCGGAGCAGCTCGCGACGCTCGCCCTGCGGAGCCTCCTCGCCGAGCTGGCCCGGGATCCGGCTCCCGGCCGGTACGCCCGCCTCGAGGCGCGCCTCGCCGATCCCGCGCAGCGCGCCGACTTCCTCTCCCGTCACCCCGTCCTCGCCCGCGACCTCGTCACGGCGATCCGCAGCTGGCGCGCGCACATGCAGCGCATCCTCGACCGCCTGCGCGCCGACCACGGGGCCCTCGTGCACGCGGGCTTGGCTCCCGCCAGCCTCGCCGACCTGGAAGCGGTGGACCTCGGGGCGGGCGATCCCCACGACGGCGGCCAGTCGGTCGCGACGCTGCGGTTCGCCGACGGCCGTCGGCTCGTCTACAAGCCGCGCGACTGCGCCGTCTTCGCGCTGTACCGCGACCTGGTCACCGTCCTCGCGCCCGCCCTCCCGCCGTCGATGCGGCTGCGCGCGGCCCAGGTGCTACCGCGCGAGGGGTACGGCTGGGTGGAGTTCGTGGAGCACGCGGAGGATCCCGACGCGGGCATCCCCCTCGAGCAGCACCTGGAGCGGCTCGGCTCCCTGCTCGCCGTCGCGCACGTGCTCGGCGCGTCCGACCTGCACCTCGAGAACGTCATCGCGTCGGCGGAGGGACCCGTGCCCATCGACCTGGAGACGCTGATCCAGAACCGCAGCGAGGTCGACGGCGACGACGGCACGGCCCTCACCCGGGCCTCCCGGATGCTCAACGCGTCGGTGCTCGGCAGCGGCATCCTCCCGGTGCAGCTCACGACCGGGGAGGGCACGAGCATCGACGTCAGCGTCAGCACCGGGGGCCTCCACGACGCGGGGACGACGGCGACGGTGCACCAGGTGGCTGACGCGTGCGCGGACGGCATGCGGATCGAGTCCCGCGAGATGCCCGTGGGCCGGTCCCGCAACCAGCCGCCGGGCGCGACCCTCGCGGGCATCCGCGCCGGCCGCTCCGCCATCGCGGACGGGTACCGGCGCACGTTCCGCGCCGTCCTCGAGCGCCGCACGGAGGTCCGCGGGCTCCTGTCGGAGGTGCCCGACCTCTCCTCGCGCCACATCCTGCGCGCGACCCGCTCCTACTCCCTGCTCCTCACCGAGATGCGCCGACCGCGGCCGCTGCGCAGCGGCATCGACCGGGACCACCTCCTCCGCCACCTGTGGACGCGCGTCGAGGACCACCCGGGGGACGCCGCGCTCGTCGCCGCCGAGGAGCGCGCCCTCTGGCGGCTCGACGTCCCGCTGTTCTCCACCCGGATGGACTCGCGGGCGCTGATCGCCGACGCGGACGAGGTCGCGCCGCGGCACTTCGCGCGGACCACGCGCGAGGACGTGCTCGACCGGCTCGCCGGGCTCTCCCTCGACGACCTCCCGGAGTCCCTCCGCCTCATCGACGAGTCCGTGCTGGCGGCGACCGCGACACCCGACGGCGACGGCGACGGCGAGGGCGACCTGCCCGACGCGCCCCCTCGCGCGGCCACGGGGGCCGCCTCGTCCCCCGGTCCCGTGATCCGCACGGACGACGACGCCCTCCGCGACGCGGCGCGCGGCCAGGCCCGGATCCTCCTCGACTCCGCCGTCCTCGGGCAGGACGACGTGACCTGGATCGGCCTGAGCAGCAGCCTCGACAGCAGCGGCCTCGAGTACCGCCCCGCGGGCCCCACCCTGTACGACGGGCTGGCCGGGATCGCGTTCGCCGCGACCCATGCGCACAGCGTGCTGCCCGACCTCGGGCTCGACGACCTCGCCCGCCGGGCGATGCACGCGGTCACGGCGATCCTCGACGACTGGGCGCGGGGGCTGGTCGAGCTGCCCGTGGGCGCCTACAGCGGCGCCGCCGGGCTCCTGCTCGCGCTCGCCCACCACGACGCGCAGGTCGGCGGCGATCCGCACCGCGAGCTGCGCGCCGCGGTCGTCCGTCGGCTCGGCGAGGTCGCGCACGAGGATCCGCACCTCGACGTCATGGCGGGCGTCGCGGGTGCGTGCGCCGTCGTCGCCGCGCTGCCCGAGAGCGGGACGGACGCCGGACGCGCCACCCTGCGCGCGCTCGCGGGACGCGCCCTGAGCACGGCGGTGGCGGTGGAGGGCGGGGCCCTCGCGTGGGAGACGGGATCCGACCGCGTGCGTCTCGGCGGCTTCTCGCACGGCGCGACCGGGATCGGCTGGGCGCTCGCCCGCACCGCGGAGGCCCTCGGCGACGACGCCGTCGCCGACGCGGCCGTCCGCGCGCTGCGCTTCGACGACGCGCTCTTCGACCCGTCGCGCCGCCGCTGGCTCGACGCCCGACCGGAGGCCAGGTCGGCGACGGGCGCCTACCCCGCGCACTGGTGCCACGGCGCCGCGGGCATCGCGATGGCGCGCGCCGACGCCGCCGCGTCGCTGGGGAGGCCCGACCTCCTCGAGCTCGCCCTCGTCGGCGCCCGGGAGACGGCGTCGGATGCCCTCCCGTCGGACGACTCCCTGTGCCACGGATCGCTCGGCAACCTCGGGGCCGTGCGCGGCGTCACCCGACGCGTCGGCGCCGAGACGGGGCTCCCGGGACTCCGCGACCGCGCGCTGAAGCGCGTCCTCCGAGCGGGCCCCCGCAGCGGCCTGCCCGAGGGCGTGACCAGCGTGCGGGGGCTGATGCTCGGCACCGCGGGCGCGCTGCACGCCCTGTGCCGGGAGCTGGATCCCGGCATCCCGGACGTGCTGCTGCTGGAGGGCCCGCGCTGA
- a CDS encoding GNAT family N-acetyltransferase: MTAAPTVRPAVPADADGIAEVHIRTWRETYAHLLPASYLDGLDVATRAEDWRRTLASSSAAPPFVALDGDRIVGFAVAGQARDDDPPRPFQLYAINVVASAHGIGAGQALLDAAIGGAPAYLWAADDNPRAEEFYRRNGFARDGGVERQMYQGAEMVTVRMVRMVR, encoded by the coding sequence ATGACCGCCGCGCCGACCGTCCGCCCCGCCGTGCCCGCCGACGCCGACGGGATCGCCGAGGTCCACATCCGCACCTGGCGCGAGACGTACGCGCATCTGCTCCCGGCGTCGTACCTCGACGGGCTCGACGTCGCGACCCGGGCGGAGGACTGGCGTCGGACCCTGGCCTCCTCGTCCGCCGCGCCGCCGTTCGTCGCCCTCGACGGCGACCGCATCGTCGGCTTCGCAGTCGCGGGACAGGCGCGCGACGACGATCCGCCGCGCCCGTTCCAGCTCTACGCGATCAACGTGGTCGCGTCCGCCCACGGCATCGGCGCGGGCCAGGCCCTCCTCGACGCGGCCATCGGCGGCGCCCCCGCCTACCTCTGGGCGGCCGACGACAACCCGCGCGCGGAGGAGTTCTACCGCCGCAACGGGTTCGCGCGGGATGGTGGCGTGGAGCGGCAGATGTACCAGGGGGCGGAGATGGTCACGGTGCGGATGGTGCGGATGGTGCGGTGA
- a CDS encoding PASTA domain-containing protein has translation MPDVPSAAPAGWFPDGSGQLRYWDGAAWTQHVAPMVQPAAPQVQAPSAAALAAVAAAQQAEQAKAARAADAARVQAERAAVAEQQRVAKVAQREAAMHAKAAEREAAARAKAERAAATVAMPAPTPARPTGKAIGAPVATIAPAMVLSDPRPGIHPTATWIVASVAALVILLSTAIGGFRGMFVSVGLVALAAALYTVVLGRRGFVPALTSRPRGTATAVGAVLLLVIGAVLPAGGSGSAPAPAVAAVATATPSPTPTPSATPTPVVHVVEDVSAKSATDARTLLREAGYLVQYVLESGEKTSPTDGMTVKSQSPTPGSRVDAGSTVTLTLLAPAPAPTVQPTVAPAPAPAPAAPAPAPKPAAPAPAPVAPAPAPAAPAPAPAQQTGGINPGGFCSQVGAVAQADNGRSYRCGGKGPDANGKYHWNTM, from the coding sequence ATGCCCGACGTCCCCTCCGCCGCTCCCGCGGGCTGGTTCCCCGACGGATCCGGCCAGCTCCGCTACTGGGACGGCGCCGCGTGGACGCAGCACGTCGCGCCGATGGTGCAGCCCGCCGCTCCGCAGGTGCAGGCGCCGAGCGCCGCGGCGCTGGCCGCCGTCGCCGCGGCGCAGCAGGCCGAGCAGGCGAAGGCCGCTCGCGCCGCGGATGCCGCGCGGGTCCAGGCCGAGCGCGCCGCCGTCGCCGAACAGCAGCGGGTGGCCAAGGTCGCGCAGCGCGAAGCCGCGATGCACGCCAAGGCCGCGGAGCGCGAGGCAGCGGCCCGGGCCAAGGCGGAGCGGGCGGCGGCGACCGTCGCGATGCCCGCGCCGACGCCCGCGCGGCCCACCGGGAAGGCCATCGGGGCGCCGGTCGCGACGATCGCGCCCGCGATGGTCCTCAGCGACCCCCGCCCCGGGATCCACCCGACCGCCACGTGGATCGTCGCATCGGTTGCCGCGCTCGTCATCCTCCTCAGCACGGCGATCGGCGGCTTCCGCGGCATGTTCGTGTCCGTCGGGCTCGTCGCCCTCGCGGCCGCGCTGTACACGGTCGTCCTCGGGCGTCGCGGCTTCGTCCCCGCCCTGACGTCCCGTCCGCGCGGAACCGCGACGGCGGTCGGGGCCGTGCTGCTGCTCGTCATCGGCGCGGTCCTGCCCGCCGGTGGCTCGGGGTCGGCTCCGGCACCGGCGGTGGCCGCCGTCGCCACCGCGACCCCCAGCCCCACCCCGACGCCGTCCGCGACGCCGACCCCGGTGGTCCACGTCGTCGAGGACGTCAGCGCCAAGAGCGCGACCGATGCCCGCACGCTGCTCCGCGAGGCCGGCTACCTCGTCCAGTACGTGCTCGAGTCGGGGGAGAAGACCAGCCCGACCGACGGTATGACCGTCAAGTCGCAGAGCCCGACCCCGGGATCGCGGGTCGACGCCGGATCCACCGTGACGCTCACGCTGCTGGCGCCCGCCCCGGCGCCCACGGTCCAGCCGACGGTGGCGCCGGCTCCGGCACCCGCACCGGCCGCCCCGGCACCCGCTCCGAAGCCGGCCGCCCCGGCACCCGCTCCGGTCGCTCCTGCGCCGGCTCCGGCAGCTCCGGCGCCCGCTCCCGCGCAGCAGACCGGCGGCATCAACCCCGGCGGCTTCTGCTCGCAGGTGGGCGCCGTGGCGCAGGCCGACAACGGCCGCAGCTACAGGTGCGGCGGCAAGGGTCCGGACGCGAACGGGAAGTACCACTGGAACACGATGTGA
- a CDS encoding very short patch repair endonuclease, with protein MSWASSDAARSTMRSNKRRDTRPELVVRRLLHARGLRYRVDLRVVQESRTRADIAFTRQRIAVFIDGCFWHSCPQHLHLPKANADYWTAKLARNVERDAEVTALLRDLGWTVLRFWEHVPAEDAAAEIRAAVQGIHRA; from the coding sequence ATGTCCTGGGCCTCCTCCGACGCCGCGCGCAGCACCATGCGATCGAACAAGCGGCGGGACACGCGGCCGGAGCTTGTCGTCCGGCGCCTCCTGCACGCCCGAGGCCTGCGGTACCGCGTCGACCTCCGCGTGGTGCAGGAGTCGAGGACCCGAGCCGACATCGCGTTCACCCGCCAGCGCATCGCCGTGTTCATCGACGGGTGCTTCTGGCACAGCTGCCCGCAGCACCTGCACCTCCCGAAGGCGAACGCGGACTACTGGACGGCGAAGCTCGCGCGCAACGTCGAGCGTGACGCGGAGGTGACCGCGCTGCTCCGCGACCTGGGATGGACAGTGCTCCGGTTCTGGGAGCATGTGCCCGCGGAGGACGCGGCGGCCGAGATCAGGGCTGCCGTGCAAGGGATCCACCGCGCTTGA
- a CDS encoding GIY-YIG nuclease family protein: MTETLRPLSFTRYDMSSAGSAAALFADSKTVCGIYVLEFEDGMKYVGQTRQIVSRYASHRRTHRDIVAFSFAPCTAAALDEHERQEIRRQEAADVSLRNLNLTGWPAGSGDMDVTIANGESILLPWDRARRLRLDDEGAATTQRRFWALAARDDYEEMADAVAKYLDECVADPFGTQRYLWNIVAFPKTGQTKSRRRLFTLNCGGLETLFALEHRDGDETQIQIHVNFDEDRTLECMDEAGMGTQMPDDFYDIRDTPYTSAAVIQSTFYSWSDFARALDFAPFVEGAYKLNTMQMRRKSSPFHRHHNQGLADDMLRRAATRLTLSRA; encoded by the coding sequence ATGACCGAGACGTTACGACCGCTGTCCTTCACCCGTTACGACATGAGCTCGGCCGGATCAGCCGCCGCTTTGTTCGCCGATTCGAAGACGGTGTGCGGGATCTACGTCCTCGAGTTCGAGGACGGGATGAAGTACGTCGGGCAGACTCGTCAAATCGTCTCCCGGTACGCGTCGCACCGGCGGACGCATCGGGACATCGTCGCGTTCAGCTTCGCGCCGTGCACAGCCGCCGCCCTCGACGAGCATGAGCGACAGGAGATTCGACGACAAGAGGCGGCTGACGTAAGCCTCCGCAACCTGAATCTGACCGGCTGGCCCGCGGGCAGCGGCGACATGGACGTGACGATCGCGAACGGCGAGAGCATCCTCCTCCCGTGGGATAGGGCTCGGCGCCTCCGTCTCGACGACGAGGGCGCGGCGACGACGCAGAGGAGGTTCTGGGCTCTCGCTGCACGCGACGACTACGAGGAGATGGCGGATGCGGTCGCCAAGTACCTCGACGAGTGCGTCGCAGACCCCTTCGGCACGCAGCGCTACCTATGGAACATCGTCGCCTTTCCCAAGACGGGCCAGACGAAGTCGCGGCGTCGCCTGTTCACTCTGAATTGCGGTGGACTGGAGACCTTGTTCGCGCTCGAGCACCGCGACGGGGACGAGACGCAGATTCAGATCCACGTCAACTTCGACGAGGACCGGACACTGGAATGCATGGACGAGGCGGGAATGGGCACGCAGATGCCCGATGACTTCTACGACATCAGGGACACGCCGTACACGAGCGCCGCCGTCATCCAGAGCACCTTCTACTCCTGGTCGGACTTCGCTCGAGCCCTCGACTTCGCGCCGTTCGTCGAGGGCGCCTACAAGCTCAACACGATGCAGATGCGTCGCAAGTCCTCGCCCTTCCATCGGCACCACAATCAGGGGCTCGCGGATGACATGCTGCGGCGAGCGGCGACCCGGCTCACACTTTCGCGCGCATGA
- a CDS encoding acyl-CoA dehydrogenase family protein, whose translation MTLIDREPRPASGSPDTARDADRRRPAPLGDAPVDRWKGTPRPTTPAAWIARAREVADILAVDQVERDRAGASPHQEVALLKHAGLVTLLGPAEHGGGGQTWDTAYKVIRAVARGDGSIGQLLGYHYLWAWAARLVATDAQIEAVEKLATTGNLLFGGAVNPRDSDLVIREDGDELVYSGRKSFSTGGVVSDLTVLEGVLEGTDTHVFAIVPTDQPGIVFGHDWDSHGQRLTESGSVEIRDVRVPWTDAAGFVDKVFQPLVYGTLNVPAIQLVFANFYQGIAEGALETAAAYTRSTTRAWPYGGDDKERATDEWYVLEGYGQLQSKVWASEALLDAVGAEISAVLHAPREKLTERKRGEIAVRVAAAKARIAEDGLEVGTRILELTGARASSAKAGLDIFWRNLRTHTLHDPIPYKRREVGRHVLLGEVPEPTWYT comes from the coding sequence ATGACCCTGATCGACCGCGAGCCCCGACCCGCATCCGGCTCCCCCGACACCGCCCGGGACGCCGACCGCCGGCGCCCCGCACCCCTCGGCGACGCCCCCGTCGACCGCTGGAAGGGGACCCCGCGCCCCACGACGCCGGCCGCGTGGATCGCCCGCGCCCGTGAGGTCGCCGACATCCTCGCCGTCGACCAGGTCGAGCGCGACCGCGCCGGCGCGAGCCCCCACCAGGAGGTCGCGCTCCTCAAGCACGCGGGCCTGGTCACGCTGCTCGGCCCCGCGGAGCACGGCGGCGGCGGGCAGACGTGGGACACCGCGTACAAGGTGATCCGCGCGGTCGCCCGCGGCGACGGATCCATCGGCCAGCTCCTCGGCTACCACTACCTCTGGGCGTGGGCCGCGCGGCTCGTCGCGACCGACGCGCAGATCGAGGCGGTCGAGAAGCTCGCCACCACCGGGAACCTCCTCTTCGGCGGCGCCGTGAACCCGCGCGACTCCGACCTCGTCATCCGCGAGGACGGCGACGAGCTCGTCTACTCCGGCCGGAAGTCGTTCTCCACGGGCGGCGTCGTCTCCGACCTCACGGTGCTGGAGGGCGTCCTCGAGGGCACGGACACGCACGTGTTCGCGATCGTGCCGACGGACCAGCCGGGCATCGTCTTCGGCCACGACTGGGACAGCCACGGGCAGCGGCTCACGGAGTCGGGCTCGGTGGAGATCCGCGACGTGCGGGTGCCGTGGACGGACGCCGCCGGCTTCGTCGACAAGGTGTTCCAGCCGCTCGTCTACGGCACGCTCAACGTGCCCGCGATCCAGCTGGTGTTCGCGAACTTCTACCAGGGGATCGCGGAGGGCGCGCTCGAGACGGCTGCCGCCTACACGCGGAGCACCACGCGCGCGTGGCCGTACGGCGGCGACGACAAGGAGCGCGCCACCGACGAGTGGTACGTGCTCGAGGGCTACGGGCAGCTGCAGTCGAAGGTGTGGGCGTCGGAGGCGCTGCTGGATGCGGTGGGCGCCGAGATCAGCGCCGTGCTGCACGCGCCGCGCGAGAAGCTCACGGAGCGGAAGCGCGGCGAGATCGCCGTGCGGGTCGCGGCGGCCAAGGCGCGCATCGCCGAGGACGGGCTGGAGGTCGGCACGCGGATCCTCGAGCTCACGGGCGCCCGCGCCTCCTCCGCGAAGGCCGGGCTCGACATCTTCTGGCGGAACCTCCGCACGCACACGCTGCACGACCCGATCCCCTACAAGCGCCGCGAGGTGGGCCGGCACGTGCTGCTCGGCGAGGTCCCGGAGCCGACCTGGTACACGTGA
- the der gene encoding ribosome biogenesis GTPase Der, whose product MADHDDDFPELDSGLSERLSSIDEELAAQRAQTLRAGLDDYELDDEDLEVLETATDDPDQVTYLPALPVLAVVGRPNVGKSALINRILGRREAVVEDTPGVTRDRVSYKAEYAGRWFTLVDTGGWEPDAKGINASVAMQAEIAMDLADAVLFVVDANVGATSTDEHVVRLLRKTKKTVILAANKVDDARQEPNAASLWSLGLGEPHPVSALHGRGVADLLDLVLKTLPLVSKVAKEEVGGPRRVAILGRPNVGKSSLLNKAAGEERVVVNELAGTTRDPVDEQVEIAGKVWRFVDTAGIRRRMHLAQGADFYASLRTSAALEKAEVAVVMIDVSEVISEQDIRIIELVLESGRALVLAFNKWDLLDDERRRYLEREIETDLAHVSWAPRVNISARTGRHMEKLVPALETALESWDTRIATGKFNAFLAELTAAHPHPVRGGKQPRILFGTQASSRPPTFVLFTTGYLDPQYRRYIQRRLREIYGFEGSPIIVNMRVREKRKR is encoded by the coding sequence ATGGCTGATCACGACGACGACTTCCCCGAGCTCGACAGCGGGCTCTCCGAGCGCCTGTCGAGCATCGACGAGGAGCTGGCCGCGCAGCGCGCGCAGACGCTCCGCGCCGGGCTCGATGACTACGAGCTCGACGACGAGGACCTCGAGGTCCTCGAGACCGCGACGGACGACCCCGACCAGGTCACGTACCTGCCGGCGCTGCCCGTGCTCGCGGTCGTCGGCCGCCCGAACGTCGGCAAGTCCGCGCTCATCAACCGGATCCTCGGCCGCCGCGAGGCCGTCGTCGAGGACACCCCCGGCGTCACGCGCGACCGCGTCTCCTACAAGGCCGAGTACGCCGGCCGCTGGTTCACCCTGGTGGACACCGGCGGCTGGGAGCCCGACGCCAAGGGCATCAACGCGTCCGTGGCCATGCAGGCCGAGATCGCGATGGACCTCGCCGACGCCGTGCTCTTCGTCGTCGACGCGAACGTGGGCGCCACGAGCACGGACGAGCACGTCGTCCGCCTGCTCCGCAAGACCAAGAAGACGGTGATCCTCGCGGCCAACAAGGTCGACGACGCGCGCCAGGAGCCGAACGCCGCCAGCCTGTGGTCGCTCGGCCTCGGCGAGCCGCACCCCGTCTCCGCGCTCCACGGCCGCGGCGTCGCCGACCTGCTGGACCTGGTGCTGAAGACCCTGCCGCTCGTCTCCAAGGTCGCCAAGGAGGAGGTCGGCGGACCCCGTCGCGTCGCCATCCTCGGCCGCCCGAACGTCGGCAAGTCGAGCCTGCTCAACAAGGCCGCGGGCGAGGAGCGCGTGGTCGTCAACGAGCTCGCCGGCACCACGCGCGACCCGGTCGACGAGCAGGTCGAGATCGCCGGCAAGGTGTGGCGCTTCGTCGACACCGCCGGCATCCGCCGCCGCATGCACCTCGCCCAGGGGGCCGACTTCTACGCGTCGCTCCGCACGAGCGCGGCGCTGGAGAAGGCCGAGGTCGCGGTCGTCATGATCGACGTCTCCGAGGTCATCAGCGAGCAGGACATCCGCATCATCGAGCTGGTGCTCGAGTCGGGCCGCGCGCTCGTGCTGGCGTTCAACAAGTGGGACCTCCTCGACGACGAACGCCGCCGCTACCTCGAGCGCGAGATCGAGACCGACCTCGCGCACGTGTCGTGGGCGCCGCGCGTCAACATCTCGGCGCGCACCGGCCGCCACATGGAGAAGCTCGTGCCGGCGCTCGAGACGGCGCTGGAGTCGTGGGACACCCGCATCGCGACGGGCAAGTTCAACGCGTTCCTCGCCGAGCTCACCGCGGCGCACCCGCACCCCGTGCGCGGCGGCAAGCAGCCGCGCATCCTGTTCGGCACGCAGGCCTCCAGCCGGCCGCCGACATTCGTGCTCTTCACGACCGGGTACCTCGACCCGCAGTACCGCCGGTACATCCAGCGACGCCTCCGCGAGATCTACGGCTTCGAGGGCAGCCCGATCATCGTCAACATGCGCGTGCGGGAGAAGCGGAAGCGCTAG
- the cmk gene encoding (d)CMP kinase, producing the protein MTGRDMPADDTTVPGTEASEAPAPDPLEDTLLVDATLNRTVVAVDGPAGSGKSSVSRAAARALGFDYQDTGAAYRALSWFALESGVDTRDPATVTSLIEGFDYDIAIDPEETRVSVRGTDVTDAIRTPRVSAVVSQVARVPEVRHYMVELFRSLMASSDKPGIVVEGRDITTVVAPDAQVRILLTASPEARMSRRSAETTDQSAAAVGESLASRDRADSQVVDFMNAADGVTTIDSTDIDFDQTVQAVVDLVHARTD; encoded by the coding sequence ATGACCGGACGAGACATGCCCGCGGACGACACCACCGTGCCCGGGACGGAGGCGAGCGAGGCGCCCGCCCCGGACCCGCTCGAGGACACGCTGCTGGTGGACGCCACGCTCAACCGCACGGTCGTGGCCGTCGACGGCCCGGCCGGCAGCGGCAAGTCGAGCGTGAGCCGCGCGGCCGCGCGCGCCCTCGGCTTCGACTACCAGGACACCGGCGCCGCGTACCGCGCGCTCAGCTGGTTCGCGCTGGAGAGCGGCGTCGACACCCGGGACCCCGCCACCGTCACGAGCCTCATCGAGGGATTCGACTACGACATCGCGATCGACCCGGAGGAGACGCGCGTGAGCGTCCGCGGCACCGACGTCACCGACGCCATCCGCACCCCCCGAGTCTCCGCCGTCGTGAGCCAGGTGGCGCGCGTCCCCGAGGTGCGGCACTACATGGTGGAGCTGTTCCGCTCGCTCATGGCGTCGAGCGACAAGCCCGGCATCGTGGTCGAGGGACGCGACATCACGACGGTCGTCGCACCCGACGCGCAGGTGCGCATTCTGCTGACGGCCTCCCCGGAAGCTAGGATGAGCAGGCGTTCCGCGGAGACGACCGACCAGTCGGCCGCCGCGGTCGGCGAATCACTCGCCTCCCGGGATCGGGCCGACTCGCAGGTCGTCGACTTCATGAACGCCGCAGATGGTGTGACCACCATCGATTCCACGGACATCGACTTCGACCAGACCGTCCAGGCGGTGGTCGATCTCGTTCACGCACGAACAGATTGA